One window from the genome of Mucilaginibacter ginsenosidivorans encodes:
- the lptC gene encoding LPS export ABC transporter periplasmic protein LptC translates to MKKGGLLPGLFLTVIIAVLAGLTGCENDLKDLKKISATEATKPVQRYTNVDVIWSDSAKVKAHMTSPLMLDYTKVAKPYTEMPKGVKVTFYDADLHQTCTITSEYAIRRVAEKIIELRKNVVGTNVKGETFQSDELIWDENTRQIHSNKSVHVQMTDGSILDGLNFESDEGLTHWKFGPSTGKIHVDSKEIGQ, encoded by the coding sequence ATGAAAAAGGGAGGGCTATTACCAGGTTTATTTCTGACGGTAATTATTGCCGTATTAGCGGGGCTGACCGGCTGCGAGAATGACCTGAAGGACCTGAAGAAAATATCGGCCACCGAAGCCACAAAACCTGTACAGCGTTATACGAACGTAGATGTTATCTGGAGCGATTCGGCAAAGGTAAAGGCGCATATGACATCGCCGCTGATGCTCGATTATACCAAAGTGGCGAAACCCTATACCGAGATGCCCAAGGGCGTAAAGGTTACTTTTTACGATGCCGATCTTCACCAAACCTGCACTATTACATCGGAATATGCCATACGCCGCGTTGCTGAAAAGATCATCGAGCTTCGCAAAAATGTGGTAGGCACAAATGTAAAGGGCGAAACATTTCAGTCGGACGAGCTGATATGGGATGAAAATACCCGGCAGATACATTCCAATAAATCGGTGCATGTGCAGATGACCGATGGTAGCATTTTGGACGGATTGAATTTTGAAAGCGACGAAGGTCTTACGCATTGGAAGTTTGGCCCTTCGACAGGGAAAATACATGTTGACAGTAAGGAGATAGGCCAATAA
- a CDS encoding porin family protein, with protein MIKYTRLFITFLLAVCVLEARSQSTATTSSPYSRYGLGDYIQPALPQNIGMGGISTATSSLTSYSTINVLNPAAYSKIHLTVIDAGLYTNSLTLRNDTSAKQRNGNTRLSHIAFALPLTQGSAVSFGLLPYSELGYKYKISRPNLGTGLPVDTNTVNYIYSGDGGLSKAYIGYGFSVGKHLSLGANASYIFGSLKEDQSTEIPNAVGFLNSRTEQNNKVGGFNFDYGAQYSIDFSTSKHLVLGYSASIGNKINVQNSYIVSQYYISNGSEGVATDSLVNTNNPKAKIQLPAINHFGIVFQKDLSFLVGVDYSIGKWSDLSIAGTNAGLQDSKMLNIGGQWTPNVNALNNYLALIDYRLGFIYEDTYLNLNNTSIKRQAVTFGLGIPLPHDRASSAFYKVNFSAEVGKRGTVDNGLIKENYVNFHIALTLNDQWFRRFKFD; from the coding sequence ATGATTAAATATACCAGGCTCTTTATAACATTTTTACTTGCTGTTTGCGTGCTGGAAGCAAGGTCACAATCTACCGCTACTACAAGTTCGCCTTATTCGCGTTACGGATTAGGTGATTATATTCAGCCTGCCTTACCCCAAAACATAGGCATGGGGGGTATAAGCACAGCAACCAGTTCGCTTACCAGTTACAGTACTATTAACGTTTTAAACCCGGCTGCGTACTCCAAGATACATCTTACCGTAATAGACGCCGGTCTGTATACCAATTCACTGACATTAAGGAACGATACCTCGGCCAAACAACGGAACGGCAATACCCGGTTAAGCCATATTGCGTTTGCTTTGCCTCTTACCCAGGGTTCGGCCGTAAGTTTTGGTCTGCTTCCGTACAGCGAGCTTGGCTATAAATATAAAATATCCAGGCCCAACCTCGGCACAGGCTTACCAGTGGACACAAATACCGTGAACTATATTTATTCGGGCGATGGCGGTCTTTCGAAAGCCTATATAGGTTATGGTTTTTCGGTAGGCAAGCACCTTTCGCTCGGCGCTAATGCCTCTTACATATTTGGCAGTCTTAAGGAGGACCAATCGACCGAAATACCCAATGCGGTTGGCTTTTTGAACTCCCGTACGGAGCAAAACAACAAAGTAGGCGGGTTCAATTTTGATTACGGCGCGCAATATTCGATCGATTTTTCGACCTCAAAGCACCTGGTACTGGGTTATTCGGCATCTATCGGCAACAAGATAAATGTGCAAAACAGTTATATAGTAAGCCAATACTATATCTCGAACGGCAGCGAAGGTGTGGCAACAGACAGCCTTGTTAACACCAACAACCCAAAAGCTAAGATACAATTGCCGGCCATTAATCATTTCGGCATCGTATTCCAGAAAGACCTGAGCTTTTTGGTGGGGGTTGATTACTCTATCGGCAAATGGTCCGACCTGTCAATCGCCGGAACCAATGCCGGGTTACAGGATAGTAAAATGCTGAACATTGGCGGACAGTGGACGCCTAATGTCAACGCATTGAATAATTACCTGGCGCTTATCGATTACCGCCTGGGTTTTATTTATGAAGACACCTACCTCAATCTTAATAATACCAGCATCAAAAGACAGGCGGTTACTTTTGGCCTGGGCATACCGCTGCCGCACGACCGTGCTTCCTCGGCATTTTACAAAGTGAATTTTTCGGCAGAGGTCGGTAAACGAGGAACGGTTGATAACGGACTGATCAAGGAAAATTATGTAAACTTTCACATAGCGCTTACATTGAACGACCAATGGTTCAGGCGGTTCAAGTTTGACTAA
- a CDS encoding type III pantothenate kinase, with amino-acid sequence MANLVIDIGNTLTKVAVFEQDDLLHAEQSPVTDAKTLLQLIEKYHISHAIISSVRNRTEEWRAAIEEKLDLKYFTRDMTAGIHNQYKSPETLGVDRLAAVMGAHKLYPGKCSLVIDAGTCITYDHVDADGNYLGGSISPGLNMRYKALNYYTGALPLVGADEKFDKTYGDDTRTAILSGVQNGVKYEVFGFIESYRAKEPELNILLSGGDSIFFDTLLKNSIFAPYVKNEPYLVLKGLNAAIRYNND; translated from the coding sequence ATGGCGAACCTGGTTATTGACATTGGCAATACCCTTACCAAAGTTGCAGTTTTTGAACAGGATGACCTGTTACATGCTGAACAATCGCCGGTAACCGATGCAAAAACCCTGCTCCAACTGATCGAAAAATACCATATCAGCCATGCTATTATATCGTCTGTCAGAAATCGAACAGAAGAATGGCGTGCGGCTATTGAAGAAAAACTTGACCTGAAATATTTTACAAGGGATATGACCGCAGGCATCCACAATCAATACAAAAGCCCCGAAACACTTGGTGTGGACAGGCTGGCGGCGGTAATGGGCGCCCACAAATTATACCCTGGGAAATGCAGCCTGGTTATAGACGCCGGCACCTGCATTACCTACGATCATGTGGATGCAGACGGTAATTATTTGGGGGGCAGCATATCGCCGGGATTAAATATGCGTTATAAAGCATTGAATTATTACACAGGGGCACTGCCGTTGGTTGGGGCTGATGAAAAGTTTGATAAAACTTACGGGGATGATACCCGGACAGCGATACTTTCGGGGGTGCAGAACGGTGTTAAATACGAGGTGTTTGGCTTCATAGAAAGCTACCGGGCTAAGGAGCCCGAACTGAATATATTGCTAAGCGGGGGCGACAGTATTTTTTTTGATACTCTGTTGAAAAATAGCATCTTTGCCCCCTATGTTAAAAATGAGCCTTACTTGGTTCTGAAAGGATTAAACGCAGCTATACGATACAATAATGATTAA
- the purQ gene encoding phosphoribosylformylglycinamidine synthase subunit PurQ, with amino-acid sequence MKFGVVIFPGSNCDEDIIYVLEKIMGQQVVRLWHKDHDLQGCDFIVLPGGFSFGDYLRSGAIARFSPIMNEVMQFAAKGGYVWGICNGFQILAEAGMVPGALLHNTNRKFNSSNIYLRAQTNDSLMTSQIDLQRPLKIPIAHGEGNYFADADVLKALNDNDQVLFRYCDEFGNITPESNPNGSIENIAGVCNAGRNVFGMMPHPERAADTLLANQDGLPIFESILSMVRA; translated from the coding sequence ATGAAATTCGGAGTAGTTATATTTCCCGGTTCTAATTGCGATGAGGATATCATCTACGTATTAGAAAAAATTATGGGCCAGCAGGTAGTGCGCCTGTGGCATAAAGATCATGACCTGCAGGGCTGCGATTTTATCGTACTTCCCGGTGGTTTTTCGTTCGGCGATTATTTGCGTTCAGGCGCTATAGCCCGTTTTTCGCCCATCATGAACGAGGTGATGCAATTTGCTGCAAAAGGCGGCTATGTTTGGGGGATATGCAATGGTTTCCAGATACTTGCCGAGGCTGGTATGGTGCCCGGTGCGCTGCTCCATAACACCAACCGGAAATTCAACTCGAGTAATATTTACCTGAGGGCGCAGACCAACGACTCGCTGATGACCTCGCAGATTGACCTCCAAAGGCCGCTTAAAATACCTATCGCGCATGGCGAGGGCAATTATTTTGCGGATGCCGACGTACTTAAAGCGCTAAACGATAACGACCAGGTACTGTTCAGGTATTGTGACGAGTTTGGGAACATCACGCCGGAATCGAACCCTAACGGATCAATAGAAAATATTGCCGGGGTATGCAACGCAGGCAGGAATGTGTTTGGTATGATGCCGCATCCCGAGCGTGCCGCGGATACGTTACTGGCTAACCAGGACGGCTTGCCGATCTTCGAATCCATATTATCAATGGTGAGGGCCTGA
- a CDS encoding DUF6427 family protein, with translation MIKLFRSYNPLNMLWLALVLILLRITFLSAIPIKEEFPFAELFSRLHLPSSYQYVFPPGLDLFLAGCLVYGQALLINYLVNYHNLLGRSTFLPALTYVTASSLFPPFLMLGAPLVCNFLVIWMLFKLFSFYKGEDIKSTSYDLGMIVAVGTLFYLPFIYLFLTIWLALVVFRPFNWREWVACIIGFATIFFFLAVSYYLSDRMQQFYDIWLPLAAKFKVVISFNYYNYLVLIPVIIILVLGFFKLQQNFFKSYVQTRKSLQLLMMMFLIAGFSFYIRPDFHLDHFLLCAIPAAIFFAYYFLYANYRWFYESLYIILLASIIYFQFNTF, from the coding sequence ATGATCAAACTTTTCAGATCCTACAACCCGCTGAATATGCTCTGGCTGGCTTTGGTACTGATACTATTGCGTATTACTTTTTTATCGGCAATACCCATAAAGGAAGAGTTCCCTTTTGCCGAACTGTTTTCCCGTTTGCATCTACCCTCATCGTACCAATACGTGTTCCCTCCGGGGCTCGATCTTTTTCTGGCCGGGTGCCTTGTATATGGACAGGCCCTGCTCATTAATTATCTTGTTAACTACCACAATTTATTAGGCCGATCGACCTTTTTGCCGGCACTGACGTACGTTACGGCGTCGAGCCTTTTTCCCCCGTTTTTGATGCTCGGTGCGCCATTGGTATGTAATTTCCTGGTGATATGGATGCTTTTTAAGCTTTTTAGCTTTTATAAAGGCGAGGACATTAAATCAACCTCTTACGACCTGGGGATGATCGTGGCGGTGGGGACGCTTTTCTACCTGCCATTTATCTACCTGTTTTTGACCATTTGGCTTGCGCTGGTGGTTTTCCGCCCGTTCAACTGGCGCGAGTGGGTGGCCTGCATCATAGGGTTTGCCACTATCTTTTTCTTCCTGGCTGTTTCCTATTACCTGAGCGACCGCATGCAGCAGTTTTATGACATCTGGCTGCCTTTGGCAGCAAAGTTCAAGGTGGTAATCAGCTTTAACTATTATAATTACCTGGTGTTGATACCGGTCATTATCATACTGGTTTTGGGGTTTTTCAAACTGCAGCAAAACTTTTTCAAAAGTTATGTACAAACACGTAAATCGTTACAGCTCTTGATGATGATGTTTCTGATAGCCGGCTTCTCCTTCTATATCCGCCCCGATTTCCACCTCGATCACTTTTTGCTATGCGCTATCCCGGCGGCTATATTCTTTGCTTATTATTTCCTGTATGCAAACTATCGCTGGTTTTACGAATCGTTGTATATTATACTGCTGGCCAGCATCATCTACTTCCAGTTTAACACTTTTTAA
- a CDS encoding glycosyltransferase family protein, translating to MKILYAIQGTGNGHISRAREIVPLLQQYGELDLLISGTEAEVSLSQPVKYRLHGFSFVFGTKGGVDKWATYKLMDLLRLWRDINHLPLKQYDLIINDFEPVSAWACRRQKLEAVSLSHQCSFISKKTPRPGSWNYAEWLFKYYSPTKHHIGFHFERYDDFIHTPVIRSGIRNTNPTNKGHYTVYLPAYDDKTLLKYLGRTHDVEWQIFSKRQKTPYREGNVHIFPVSNEGFNESMASCEGLLTGGGFEGPAEALYLKKKVLMIPMTGQYEQRCNAEAASRLGVPVVYAIDEQFVGKVNKWIADDKKVTVNFPDETAQIVDNMVKRYAKPGSISA from the coding sequence ATGAAAATACTCTACGCTATACAGGGAACTGGTAACGGGCACATCAGCCGGGCGCGCGAAATTGTTCCGCTGTTACAGCAATATGGCGAGCTTGACCTGCTTATAAGCGGCACCGAAGCCGAGGTGTCGTTATCACAGCCGGTCAAATACCGCCTGCATGGTTTCAGTTTTGTTTTTGGCACCAAGGGCGGCGTGGACAAATGGGCAACCTATAAACTGATGGACCTGCTCCGGTTGTGGCGCGATATTAATCATCTCCCGCTTAAACAATACGATCTTATCATTAATGATTTTGAACCGGTAAGTGCCTGGGCCTGCCGCCGGCAAAAGCTGGAAGCAGTATCGCTTAGCCATCAATGCTCATTTATTTCGAAGAAGACACCACGGCCAGGCAGCTGGAATTATGCGGAGTGGTTGTTCAAGTACTATTCACCTACTAAACACCACATCGGGTTCCACTTTGAGCGGTATGATGATTTTATTCATACGCCCGTTATCCGTAGCGGGATACGAAATACCAACCCGACCAATAAAGGCCACTACACCGTTTACCTGCCGGCTTATGACGATAAAACCCTGCTGAAATACCTGGGCCGGACACATGATGTGGAATGGCAGATATTTTCGAAACGCCAGAAAACACCTTATCGGGAAGGGAATGTGCATATATTCCCGGTGAGCAATGAAGGCTTTAATGAAAGCATGGCAAGCTGCGAGGGACTGCTGACGGGTGGTGGATTCGAAGGGCCGGCAGAGGCGCTTTATTTGAAAAAGAAGGTTTTGATGATACCTATGACGGGCCAATACGAGCAACGATGCAATGCCGAAGCCGCCTCGAGGCTGGGGGTGCCGGTTGTTTATGCCATTGATGAACAATTTGTTGGCAAAGTGAATAAATGGATAGCCGATGATAAAAAGGTGACAGTCAATTTCCCGGACGAAACAGCACAGATAGTTGATAATATGGTAAAGCGTTATGCGAAGCCCGGTTCTATTTCTGCTTAA
- a CDS encoding UDP-2,3-diacylglucosamine diphosphatase, producing the protein MAKREVDIVVISDVHLGTYGCHSKELLKYLKSIKPKMLILNGDIIDIWQFSKSYWPETHMKVVRRILKFVTEGVPVYYLTGNHDEMLRKFADFDLGSFQLKNKVVLNIDGKKAWIFHGDIFDVTMQHSKWLAKLGAVGYDTLILINSFVNWFLAKIGREKMSFSKKVKGKFKDAVKFINQFEQTAADLAVEKKYSYVICGHIHQAEMRVMQSTDGSGSVLYLNSGDWVESLTALEYHNREWTIFKYDPANFRTDTDEEDLTDAEDLDAKMDVRNLLERFKLEVH; encoded by the coding sequence ATGGCAAAACGTGAAGTAGACATTGTCGTGATATCCGACGTGCATTTAGGTACCTATGGGTGCCATTCGAAGGAGTTACTCAAATATTTAAAAAGCATTAAGCCGAAAATGCTGATCCTGAACGGTGATATTATCGATATATGGCAGTTCAGCAAATCATATTGGCCCGAAACGCATATGAAAGTGGTGCGCCGCATCCTGAAATTTGTGACGGAAGGCGTGCCGGTTTATTATCTTACCGGTAATCATGACGAAATGCTGCGTAAATTTGCTGATTTCGACCTCGGCTCGTTCCAGCTGAAAAATAAAGTTGTACTCAATATTGACGGGAAAAAAGCCTGGATATTTCATGGCGACATATTCGATGTGACAATGCAGCACTCTAAATGGCTGGCGAAATTGGGCGCTGTTGGTTACGATACCCTCATCCTCATCAATAGCTTTGTCAACTGGTTCTTGGCCAAAATTGGGCGCGAAAAAATGAGCTTCTCTAAAAAGGTGAAAGGCAAATTTAAGGATGCGGTGAAATTCATCAACCAGTTTGAACAGACCGCGGCCGACCTGGCGGTAGAGAAAAAATACAGCTATGTAATATGCGGCCACATTCACCAGGCCGAAATGCGTGTTATGCAATCGACGGATGGGTCGGGATCGGTTTTGTACCTTAATTCAGGCGACTGGGTGGAAAGTTTGACAGCGCTGGAGTATCATAACCGAGAATGGACCATATTCAAATACGATCCCGCAAATTTCAGGACAGATACTGATGAGGAAGATCTGACCGATGCGGAAGATCTTGACGCCAAAATGGATGTAAGGAACCTGCTGGAACGGTTTAAATTGGAAGTGCATTAA
- a CDS encoding DinB family protein, with product MTIEQERKAIERTLDIYRSRLDGIPDDEFDVTPPGGGWSYAEVYSHVLQANLSSTIAAEKCTLSTCRPTSKGRSVIGFFVLTFNRFPPFRVKEPKAVAAGMPAKKISKEDARNLLVKCRKRVDSVAELIRDSSPHCKIKHARLGMLNAAQWFKFVLIHSKHHLKQLERVEKKFQTG from the coding sequence ATGACCATCGAACAGGAACGCAAGGCTATTGAAAGGACACTTGATATTTACCGCAGCCGGCTGGACGGTATTCCTGACGATGAGTTTGATGTGACCCCACCGGGTGGCGGCTGGTCGTACGCCGAAGTTTACTCGCATGTTTTACAGGCTAACCTCAGTTCAACCATTGCTGCTGAAAAATGTACGCTGAGCACCTGCAGACCTACCTCAAAGGGCCGCTCTGTTATCGGGTTTTTTGTGCTAACGTTTAATCGTTTTCCGCCCTTTCGGGTAAAAGAGCCAAAAGCGGTGGCCGCCGGTATGCCGGCAAAAAAGATAAGTAAGGAAGACGCCCGGAACCTGTTGGTAAAATGCCGCAAACGCGTGGACAGCGTAGCGGAACTCATCCGCGATTCATCGCCGCATTGTAAAATAAAACATGCGCGCCTGGGTATGCTCAACGCAGCCCAATGGTTCAAATTCGTGCTGATACACTCCAAGCATCATTTAAAACAGCTCGAACGTGTTGAAAAAAAGTTTCAAACCGGATGA
- a CDS encoding type II toxin-antitoxin system HicB family antitoxin has product MKQRTYRILLAPQEEGGFSVTVPALPGCFTHGETVEEAIEMAKEAISLYIESLEGDGEPIPDDSNNLEYSLVVEL; this is encoded by the coding sequence ATGAAACAACGGACATATCGCATATTGCTTGCTCCGCAAGAAGAAGGCGGCTTTAGTGTAACTGTACCCGCTTTACCTGGGTGCTTTACCCACGGAGAAACCGTTGAAGAGGCTATTGAGATGGCTAAAGAAGCTATCAGCCTTTATATAGAAAGTCTTGAAGGAGATGGTGAGCCTATACCTGATGACAGTAACAATCTTGAATATTCACTTGTCGTTGAATTATAG
- a CDS encoding YjjG family noncanonical pyrimidine nucleotidase, which yields MITQKPEIENPRSDIKKYKHIFFDLDHTIWDFDKNAEETLHELYGIYKLKELGLHSADVFIETYTRNNHRLWAEYHLGNITKEALRNARFKQTFLDLGMHPDIIPAGFEDDYVRLCPTKTNLFPHAHETLQYLQSKYTMHLISNGFRESQDIKINGTNLGGYFQNVIISEIAGANKPDKAIFQYAIDLAKASVAESLMIGDSLEADVYGALAFGMDAIYFNPTGLDKPDDVPAQINHLKELMSIL from the coding sequence ATGATAACTCAAAAACCCGAAATTGAAAATCCGAGATCCGATATCAAAAAATACAAACACATTTTCTTCGACCTCGATCACACCATCTGGGATTTCGATAAAAATGCCGAAGAAACCCTGCACGAACTTTATGGCATTTATAAATTAAAAGAACTGGGGCTGCACTCAGCCGACGTATTTATAGAAACATATACACGTAATAATCACCGTTTGTGGGCAGAGTACCATTTGGGTAACATCACCAAAGAGGCCCTGCGTAATGCCCGATTTAAACAAACCTTCCTTGATCTGGGTATGCACCCGGACATTATACCGGCTGGTTTTGAGGATGATTACGTGAGGCTGTGCCCTACCAAAACCAACTTGTTTCCACACGCACACGAGACTTTGCAATACCTGCAATCAAAATATACCATGCACCTGATATCCAACGGATTTCGTGAGTCGCAGGATATTAAGATCAATGGCACGAATTTGGGTGGCTATTTTCAGAACGTGATCATTTCCGAAATAGCCGGTGCTAATAAGCCGGACAAGGCTATCTTTCAGTACGCCATTGATCTTGCCAAAGCTTCCGTAGCTGAAAGCCTGATGATAGGCGACAGTTTGGAGGCCGATGTGTATGGAGCTTTAGCATTTGGTATGGACGCCATTTATTTCAATCCTACTGGATTGGATAAACCGGATGATGTGCCGGCGCAGATCAATCACCTGAAGGAGCTAATGTCGATATTGTAA
- the upp gene encoding uracil phosphoribosyltransferase: protein MFFVLSKTNTIGNQFLAEMRDAETQQDRLRFRRNQERIGEILAYEISKKLKYVTREVQTPLGTATVDVPVTQPVLGTILRAGLPFHQGFLNIFDKSPSAFITAYRKVRKNGDFIINIDHIATPNLDGKILILCDTMLATGQSIVEVCKELMAMYTIKELHIAAVIASAVGIEHVRANLPKAHLWIGAIDEEMTSKAYIVPGLGDAGDLAYGEKMG from the coding sequence ATGTTTTTTGTACTCAGTAAAACCAACACGATAGGCAATCAATTCCTGGCCGAAATGCGCGATGCCGAAACCCAACAGGACAGGCTCCGTTTTCGCAGGAACCAGGAAAGAATAGGCGAGATACTGGCTTACGAGATCAGCAAGAAATTAAAATATGTTACCCGCGAGGTACAAACGCCGCTTGGTACGGCAACGGTGGACGTGCCGGTAACCCAGCCGGTGTTAGGCACTATCCTGCGGGCGGGACTTCCATTTCACCAGGGTTTTCTGAACATTTTTGATAAATCGCCCTCGGCATTTATTACCGCGTACCGAAAGGTGCGGAAGAACGGCGACTTCATCATCAACATCGACCACATAGCCACGCCCAATCTTGACGGCAAAATACTTATCCTGTGCGACACGATGCTGGCCACCGGGCAGAGTATTGTGGAGGTATGCAAGGAACTGATGGCAATGTACACCATCAAGGAACTGCATATTGCTGCTGTTATTGCCAGTGCGGTAGGTATTGAACATGTAAGGGCTAATTTGCCCAAAGCACATTTGTGGATAGGTGCGATAGACGAGGAAATGACGTCGAAAGCCTATATCGTGCCGGGCCTGGGAGATGCGGGTGACCTGGCGTATGGAGAGAAGATGGGTTGA